From the Flavobacterium gyeonganense genome, the window AAATAAAACCTGATATCCCTGTTTCAAAATCATATTGGTCATCGCTCGGTCCTCGCCAATGTCTGAAGGTTCTCCCATAAAAGTCTGGTTGATCCATTCTTCAAGACAGGCAAATACCGAAGTTTTTCGATACGCTGCCAAAGCTCCCGGAGTACAAAATACGGATCCTAATACGCTTTCTACAGATCGTACAAACTCAAAGCTCATTACAAAACTCACATTCAACATTTTAGGAAGCATTGCTTTTTTATTGTTCAAAACATGAACATTTCCGGCAACAGCTCCGCATTTTTCATTGTTAACAAAAGGGCTGACTAAGTTTCGCAATGTATCTTTTTTTACAATCGAGTCGCTGTCAACAGTCACAAAGACATCTCCTGTTCCTAATTTAAATCCTCTGTAAAGTGCGTGACGTTTTCCTTTGTTTTGTGGCTGCTGATAAATAGACAGACGGTCACCAAGCTGTATCTTGGCTTGCTGAATCCAATACCAGGTATCATCTTTACTCCCATCGTCAATTGCAAGTATCTGCATTTTCTGCTCCGGATAATCACTATCTGCTAAGCTTAATAAGGTATTCCAAACCAGTTTTCCTTCATTATAAGCCGGAACAATTATGGTAACCGTAGGCAGTAATTCATCTGAAACAGATTCTATTGGTTTGTACTTAAAATAAAGAAAGGACTTATATAGAAAAACACCTGCTTTAAAAAGAAACAAAGCTGTTGTCAGAATTAAAAATGGATAACCCCAGGTAGAATTTATTCTGTCAATATGAAACTGATCAAAGTCGGATTGGAATTTATAAACCAGAAAACCTCCGGTCATCATTAGTAAAAAAGTGGCTATAAGTATTGCAATACCGACTGCACTTGTTGTTTGATTATTATTTATCGAATATTGTTTGTTATGTGTTACATTAAGACCTGAGTCATAAAGTTGTTCTGAAGTAATGGTTTCGCTTTTCATTGTGGATTGTATTTTTATCTAAATGGCATTTATGTTTTTACCTGAATTAATTATCTACAAATGAATAAGCAAGGCATGTGCCATTTGAATTTATCACTGATTTTAAGCGATTTAAAAAAAAACACCCTTTTTATCTGTGTATTTATTACACACTTTTACGAAACAATACACACTTTTTTAATCTAATGGATGGAATAAGGAAGAGCCATTTCGAAATGTATAAAAAAAGAAAAACCGCCTTATTCAAATGAAAAAGACGGTTTTGAAAATTAATATATAACCTTAAAAATTATAAAATATAATCTGTATTGATGAAATTAGACTCTTTACTGTTTAATAATTCCTGAAGAATCTCATTATTATAAGCTATATCTTTTGAAGCTACAAACGTACGAATTGAGAACGAACGCAATGCATCCGGAATACTCAAAGTTCCTACTGCAGAATCCTTACGTCCCGTGAACGGGAATGCATCCGGACCTCTCTGGCAAGAACTGTTCAGGTTTACCCTGCACACTAAGTTAACCAAAGCATCGATAAGCGGTGCTAAAGTTTTAATATCTTTCCCAAACAAACTTACCTGTTGTCCGTAATTTGATTCGGCCATATCGTCAAGCGGTTCGTTAATATCTTTGAAAGAGATAATTGGCACAACTGGTCCAAACTGCTCTTCATGATACACTCTCATTTCTTTATTTACAGGATATAAAACCGCAGGGAAAATATAATTTTCTGAGTGCTTCCCTCCTTTTTCATTTAAGATTTTAGCTCCTTTGCTTTTGGCATCGTCAATTAATCCCTGAATGTAAGCCGGTTTGTCTTCTTCCGGTAACGGAGTTAAAGAAGCTCCTTTTTCCCATGGATTTCCGAATACCAAAGCATCTACTTTTTCAGAAAAACGTCTGTTGAATTCTTCGGCAATTGATTCGTGTACATATAATATTTTTAAAGCTGTACAACGCTGACCATTAAAAGACAATGAACCTGTAATACATTCCTGAATTGCCAAATCTAAGTCGGCATCCGGTAAAATAATCGCTGGGTTTTTAGCTTCCAGACCTAAAATCAAACGCAGTCTGTTTTTGTTTGGATGCTGATCCTGTAAAGCAATAGCTGATTTACTGTTTCCAATCAATGCCAAAACATCAATTTTTCCTGATTTCATGATTGGAGAAGCTACTTCACGACCTCTACCGTATACGATATTGATAACTCCTTTTGGAAAACTGCTTCTAAAAGCTTCCAATAATGGAGAAATACATAAAACTCCGTATTTTGCCGGTTTAAAAATTACGGCATTCCCCATAATCAGGGCAGGAATCAATAACGAGAACGTTTCGTTAAGAGGGTAGTTGTATGGTCCAAGGCATAAAA encodes:
- a CDS encoding glycosyltransferase, with the protein product MKSETITSEQLYDSGLNVTHNKQYSINNNQTTSAVGIAILIATFLLMMTGGFLVYKFQSDFDQFHIDRINSTWGYPFLILTTALFLFKAGVFLYKSFLYFKYKPIESVSDELLPTVTIIVPAYNEGKLVWNTLLSLADSDYPEQKMQILAIDDGSKDDTWYWIQQAKIQLGDRLSIYQQPQNKGKRHALYRGFKLGTGDVFVTVDSDSIVKKDTLRNLVSPFVNNEKCGAVAGNVHVLNNKKAMLPKMLNVSFVMSFEFVRSVESVLGSVFCTPGALAAYRKTSVFACLEEWINQTFMGEPSDIGEDRAMTNMILKQGYQVLFQRNSIVLTNVPEGYTGLYKMFIRWGRSNVRENLMMAKYVFKNFRTGSKVGTRLLYLDQTAKIIMSVPFLLFMFFFIAIHPLLFFSSTLVSIFVISSFSAFFYAKKYSFSESMWAYSYSVFYSFSLFWITPYAIITAHKKGWLTRGLSEKKVEEYVNLEQYSSVAK
- a CDS encoding NADP-dependent glyceraldehyde-3-phosphate dehydrogenase; protein product: MSFIPEEYQIKDLLNQDTYLVNGELKKWTGQTTPVFSTISSTEKYAPTLLGSIPFMAEKEAAEVVEAATAAYDKGQGLWPTMKVIDRIKCMENFVRQMKETREDVVKLLMWEIGKNLGDSQKEFDRTVEYIQDTIDSYKELNGRSSKFSKVQGVNAMIRRGPLGVVLCLGPYNYPLNETFSLLIPALIMGNAVIFKPAKYGVLCISPLLEAFRSSFPKGVINIVYGRGREVASPIMKSGKIDVLALIGNSKSAIALQDQHPNKNRLRLILGLEAKNPAIILPDADLDLAIQECITGSLSFNGQRCTALKILYVHESIAEEFNRRFSEKVDALVFGNPWEKGASLTPLPEEDKPAYIQGLIDDAKSKGAKILNEKGGKHSENYIFPAVLYPVNKEMRVYHEEQFGPVVPIISFKDINEPLDDMAESNYGQQVSLFGKDIKTLAPLIDALVNLVCRVNLNSSCQRGPDAFPFTGRKDSAVGTLSIPDALRSFSIRTFVASKDIAYNNEILQELLNSKESNFINTDYIL